Within Topomyia yanbarensis strain Yona2022 chromosome 2, ASM3024719v1, whole genome shotgun sequence, the genomic segment TCGCAAAATATCTGCTTCATTTAtacctttttacttttttaacaataattatattatttgtcaaaagtaattacattattttcctataaatttagcaacactgccaaacatcatttcgctcTCATTGCAGTAACATagcgtacggtgcaaaaagtcagaatcaacccaTCTGGAGTTggaacattctgacgtaaaattggaacaaaaacgacccCCTCTATTGTCATGTCTTGTCTTAGGGTCCGACCTCCTACAAGGAGGTATTGATGGTGAATTCATTTGCAGTCGCATTGCTGCTTGGAAATATAATTCGGTAAGTtgaatataacattatttataGACCCAAATTGATCCTTCGAGgacttttttaccatttatttAGTTCTCCGGTAGTAGCTTTTCTTCCTTCATGTGTGTTACTTCCGATTGCTTTAACATTCGAATTTCAGAAAATGCTTGAGAAAATGTTACGTTgaataaaatttcttaaattttcataGGCATTTTTGTTGCCGTTCATTCCGCAAATGGACAAATGCAGCTATTTGGTAATtccttttaagaaaaaaaattatatatgtatgaggatttcatataaaatagcgcacagaaaaaaatattttgtaattttatgtttattttcatgcacatatttggagcatgaaaataaatgtaaaattaagttccaccaaaatCCACACGacgtcgtgctttcttcaatgaattttattatacttctacacgtggattgaaaattacagttgcttcaaacggaaaaccaatggaaattaatgtatttttacacgTATATTGCTGTAATACGAATGACatataatattacacgaatgaaagtgtaaaattgtatgctttttgatgctccaattgagtgcattgattttaacgtaattttcaatcaaagttttgattcaatatatatatatgtttacattcgttctgatttacatgtcgtttaaatttcattattttttgtgcgTGTATTTAAATAATCTCAAAATATATGTTTCATTTAAAAGTGGATAAACACGCTTAAGCTTTTTTTAAGCGTACTTGAAGAATgaggtattttttaaattgttgatttgaaaaataatttttaaatttttcgctATAATTAACGAATTCGAAACTGTGGTTTCTTTCACCGGACAGGCGTCCATTGTGTGCGagttatcaccacagatcatacatttggaatccaaatgacaatttttagtGTCGTGCCGgtcgtgcccaaagccttggcatctacgacactgcgtcagattttgaattctgcgccCATGTCGTCTTTACTCgtacgtggaacataaaacgtgctttttcttacactttcaaattattcatctcattacggttaaaatgaattaaataaaactCTTGGATAATTCCAGAACATTGTGGCGCCTTTAGCTTTTCCCTTCATAAAAATTACTGGGGAAGTAGAAAAgtcaagtaaatttttcaattcgttggatatttcttCCCAACTTCGACCTTGCGATAACCCTTTCAAAACagacttctccgtaagatacaggagaagtcgtttgtggccaatcaagcCATCCACTGTAattcgacattctcctcttcgccCAATCTGAAAAAAggctttcacgtccggaagaaacgtcgaaagctcagtacGAAAGTTATCGGCGGAGGAGATTGGTGTTTCTTCTCATTGCTATTACGCACAATGCGAGTAAATTTACATATTTCTTCTACTTCATATTCGGATAAAACACAGAATAACTTGCTACAATCAATAGGAATTTCGGGTGCAGAAATTaccctttttcgtttcgtttgtcCACGACCTTACTGGGAGGACCCAGACATgttataaaaattaaataattctcTAGGCTGAGTTATTCTTGAAAAACGTTTTAGTTTTGAAAAAGCCTAGTTGAGTAGAAAAAGTCATGGGAAAGTATGATTGTCGAATAAATATAgatagtcttgagaaagactgttgctgtaaAAAACTATATAAACCaagagctatcaagatttgtgaccggatcgaacgaaggttcaagccagACTGGATTCGCATTAGtctatttttaatgttttgccTACAGTCTTTCTGGTAAGAATCAAGAATTGCAAAAAACAATATCTGGGCTGTATTATTGTAGAAATGGAATGAATTGAGAATATATTTTCGCTAAGTAGAGAAAACTCTTTATTGTCTTTTGATACAAAAAAGCTTGGCGCTACAAATATTCTGTCCGATGGGCAGTTTACtccccattcaaagtgaattgaaaATACCCAATTAAAAAATACACCAGAAATGCTTCAATACACCTTAATACATTTAATACGCCGAAAATACACTAATGCACGAAAAATACGTTACTTCtggaagaatttttcaatacgtCGAAAATACGCTAATACACAAAAAATACGTTAGTaccggaaatatttttcaatgcgtCGATAACAATTCAATTCGTCAAGTAATACACTGTTGATACAagcaatacaaatattacattaatttcatgccaaatgaaactaattcagtatatttcttattatgACATAGCATATGTTTTTTTCAAGttagattgtttacttttttcggAATCGGGACTCCCAGCAAACGGATTCAGAATCGGTGAATCATTAGAATGACAAGAAAGCAGAAATCAATcagaattgggtcattaagctatatatagttctccattccattcgataaattttaggtccaatataaataatataaaattatttcacaaaaaaaaatcgttgtaatacgtaaaaacgatttttttgtttttaaaaataaatcttatgtaaactagGCAACCATACAtacggttgtttacatctggcctatcaagacaacacccaaaatgaaaaaaaactatatgtaTTGGATGGTGTTTATATCAAATAAAGATAACCCTGCGgaaaaaccgggaaaacatgtattcattttttctgacagagcatcatttgtcgtgaaattcgatatgtcaaaggCTTCTGGTAGTGTCAAATctagactgtcaacatatttctttattttaaatttaaatttaattttcacgtttcctgagttggaaaaaacattgttgcaattaCGAAAATCTGCTTTATCGATGtatacaataaaaaaagttttttttctcatttaatgacccaattcttGTTAGTTCGATTCAGAGGAACAATTCCCTAATctttaaagaaaataaacatCCCGTGCACTTGAAAATACTCCCAGGGGACGTGAACATAGGTAAATCCGAAACTTCCTACCAGCATCAGTAGGAAATTTTTGATCAAGAATTCGCTCGTTTTATCGACATAAACAATGGTTTAATGTTTACCCTAAATAGTGAAGCTCTAAAATCTTGCAAGTTCGAAGTTTACAttgcgatggatcattttgtttAGATTTATAGGTTGcatcccggatagaattttacaatagcatttaccctataaacaatcataaaacaataaatactatagttattactgtttcaacattgttcaatGCCAAGTTCTTACAGTAGAttaacaataaaatttcatgtaacaataaatttcactgttcagcaaaaaactgatacagtgcattcacattaaattttactgttttcgtgaaaaaaatgtatggagaaaaattgattttttttaacgttaAGATACGTAACCACCCCCCTTtatcactgtaaaagtctattttacattgaaatttacagtGAAAacgttaaattttattgtttttgtattgtacactaaaacttactgtaaattattgtaaaattactgttctgtcactgtaaaaatcatggttttgttactgtacatttctattcgggattATAAATCAACACTCGTTGGGGGAATAGAATCGAAACCAACGCTCGATGGATTGAGAATGCAAAACACAAGATtgaacgcagctcacctgggttcgattcccaaccccgcacatagggttaaagaTTTTTCCACAAGAGATTACTCTAACtagaaaagaggcgaatgactctaaggttaaaacctctataatcaaaataataaaaaaataatacaaaacacAAAAATCCGAATTACGAGTCGCTTCCGATCAACTTGCAGGAATGAGTTCAGCCATAACTCTAAGTCCAGTTGGAATTCCGACTGGATTCTGTCAGAATTCAGGctctagtgacacaaccgaATCTAGTACAACCAGTAGGAATTTCGGCTGATTTTACTGAGGACCATCTCTATTTTACTGAAAAGCttctcaattttttaaataaatttagatattaaatatcaagctttgtatgtttataTTCGTAtcgatttacatgtcgtttaaatttcattattttttagtgTGAATGTATTActgatcagaaatattttttttcatttcaatatcCGGCACATTTCGTAATATTTTCCAAAGCCCGACTATTCatctttcactcttccaaataattgcacttttttaaaaatctcgaaatttcattttaaaccATTTCTAGATTATTATTTCAActattagaatttttttttaatccgtTGAAAGTTTGCAAAGTTATGGTAATTTTTGGGAAAAAAGACAAAatgttttttcacttttttgttcaaGCCAATTTATTAATCATTGATCCGaaaaattccgtactttcattTACATAGCTGTTTTCCCAATTAAAAAACAAAGAATATGTTATAGTTATTATTATACATttcatttgtttgcatttttacctgcgaaaatttcagtcaaacgcgtggggtacgtttgtagcccagtgcaacgttctgaGGTGGAAAAAAGAAgtgtaacgttctagggttaactaTCTACAAAACGCTCATTAGACAAGCTGTGCTGCACCGACTTGAACTTGAACTGTGCTGAAAGTGATCCAACGTTGTTTTTCGAACATAAAGTGTTTCAGACCACCTACGAAGGAAACCAGTTGAAAAGCGGATCGGGGAAAAGAATTTTATCTATGAATCCACAATCTGTGAGTGATTGAAATGTCGGAATGCAACCCGGCATAGGTGGTTCTCGAAACCGATTcgacaaatacaatacaatgcCAATCACATTCGTTCCAGCAGCTATCAATTATAGGTTAATCATTTTCATACTAtagtaaataaaattatttcacaaCCTTCTGCGCATTGATTACTCTCATAAAGAATAAAATGTGTTTTAAATCGGCTCATTATAAATCAGTATCATCAAATAAGAGACGGTGTGTCGCAGTGTGAAATCATATTCGGCGTAAGAATGAAGTACAAACTATTTAGTTTATCATtgtgttttatcagttttctgGTGGTAGCATTATTTCATcttgatttattcaaatttagtTAACTGTAGCTTTCGTTTCAGGAATATTCCTATGCACAGTATGATTACAATACCCCGACCGACTATGATTATCTGACAACCGAATATCAAGACTACGGCCAGTCAGAGAACACTGGTGCTGTGGATCCCGGACTCACTGAATCGACGGATGATTACAACTACGAAGTGCTTACACAAAAGCCAGTGGTAGTCAATCCACCTACTAGACCTCCAATATCTAATCAAGTTCCACGAACTATCATTAACTGGTATATTATTGCTCCATCATCTATAAGACGAGTGCCAGCCAGGCGGCAGATTTATTCAGGTTATCAAATACCGTGGAACTTAATCTATAATACCAACCGACACGATAGTAGATATGTGGCTCGGAGATATCAATCAGCTTCCAGATACGAAGCATCGAGTCGTAGATTGATTGAAGGAATTTTTGGCTACTATTGGAGAATATAAATATATGTTATCATTTCAAGGGTTGTGGAGATACGATATGTTAGTGCTGCTTGGATGACAATGTTTAGAATAAGTTCGATGCGTTGCGGTGTTCGATGATGTATCGAGATGATGAAGATTTATAACATCGGTGATTAAAAGACAGCCCCGGTGCACTATGAGAAGCTCCAATACAAACAGTTGGCCAAAATATATTGCCTCTTTCTTTCGCAAACAGTTTATTTGAGTCGTCAATAATGTACGGCACTTACAAAGGTTTCGAAACTTTACAGAATTAATAAATATGTGTTGAGAATCTGTAaaggaaatttacaaaaattgtaACGCGTAATTGGAAATAATCGTCTGGGACAGgatgtgtcgaaaaatcccTCAAACAGACAATAGTAGATAGAATACAAACCGCGATTGTGACAAACAGTGTTGCgagatttcaaaatcagttacctatttctgcttgtatttaccgaaaccagcaTTCAAATTCACCGCCTCATTCATTCATTGACTTTttaactgactgaaatttcatgcagaatcgaatgcttgagtgcagagtaaataaaaaattccttaaccaaccaaagcattcatttgctattatgtggacagtttgaaggcagaagttggcatcttctacattttcgagcataagtgaactgcgtaatctgcGTAAATTGTTTGCTTTGAAACCGAACCATAATGCACTGTGTCGGGTGAACGAATAAGGGGGAAGCGAACAAAACGTTTcgtatgaattgaatttcgtttttctttcaagttcacgcacgGATGTCGATTTTTTTAAGCTCAGGTGACAAATATGGAAGAATGAGTCATGaggccaaaaatcgaaaattgcatCAACTCTAACTTAACCATCCGTCACTCAGGCAAGTGCACGTCgctttgaaaatctagcgaaatcgatGTAGGGAACCAACGGCTACTCGTTATGTGAGCCTGGGTATCTCAGAAATTTACACTTAACTGTGTAATAGGGATATCTaaagataaaaattttaaaaaagagtTATTTGAAAGCCatcgtgggtcttacccttactgtgttaaacgaatctctgacacagtgggcATTTGATTCTTTGTAAATCGTGGTATTCAAATGGTCATGTCCGGGTGAACTTTACTGGGACAGTTCTAaacatgttttaaaatcagcaacaacccagtcaaaccattcggaatttgattcggatttGTGAATAGAGTCCGTATGGATTCCAggtcaaatgcaacaaacgatTCCGAAAACTATTGAGTCGAAATCGGAATTggtttaaggttcaactgagaaagcttggaaaagcggccaccttggaaaacgaaaaaagcagttttttctcacaccgttggaaaaatcttcatgaaaatcaatcaatagtACTCTACCAGTGCCTcgaatacattgattcattttcatgaagattttcccAATGGTTAGGGAAAAAActtcttttttcgttttccaagatggccgcttttccaagctttctcagttgaaccttaactgGGAAATAAAACgtcgtcgtataacagtttaaaaatttaaaaccaaACTTTTCGAAATTATACAACAACACCCTCTACTGGAGATGTGATTGCTTCACTTCCAGTTCTACTCCTATACAAAAAAAACGCTGCTGCCCAGTTAAACTCagtcggaaatgaaccggaattctgactGGTTTCAGTTCCTATCCCGGCgctagtgacacaaccgattctagttggaatcggttgtgtcactggagcccgtggacgaattggaaccagccagaattccagttcatttccggctgaactttactgagtGAACATACTcttaagggcatgttcaggagtgtttcagtaaaatagattataactactagagagaGCAAGCGCTAccgtattcacggactgaaacatggggtctcgctctagcatattgtatcccattactttgacatgtgtgtaccctgggcaatatgtgtcaaactaatggacCTAGCATATGTGGTCGGTGTTACGTCAGACCGGACTACGtcgcaaaatattaaaaagtgagataatgatagcactggataaaaaaTTTCTTCGGCAATATTCCACTTTTACCATAATTGTAATATGTTACAATAAGCATGAATTATGGGAAAAAGTATTTtcgaattataatgtaaaggatgctgcgattcaaactttaaactcgtttttctcgaaatcaatataatgtcacttagtccggtctgacttaacaccgaccatgtaagagcgagatgataaattttcagtgttaacagcgacatacgatctctagtagttataatctcttttgtttcagttctagattcataattttgactgtTCTATAAAGTAAcactgaaaattttcaaactaGAATTTGCTGTTCCCAGcaggtgttctattcagtttaaaattaatgtctcgccatgccttcaaCGTCActgcatttaaatttatttttctccaGTCTATCGGGTATAAATGTCTCTGCTGAGTACTCTCCATTGAGTTCTTGGCCGCCGGTTTCACGAACACTAAAACAATCCCATctgcccagttaaactcattccggaaccggttcggatttcttaatggaatcattatggattccaaatcaaatgcaacaaccgattccgactcagaatcggttgttgcatttgatttggaatccatactgactccattcaagattccgaatcaaattctgaatggtttgaccgggtgcttttgccgtctttgtttattattttccattagCTCGTggtgtagtatttgtgtcatgtgacgtatacgtacatgagccgtagaaaagtatatgtatttaaaacacagttcttaCTATAGACACATTATTGGAGTTTTCATTGGGgttgcattttcatgcataaacttctaataagcattcaatgagtggatagaccgaatatgtccaatgcataaaatttacagcagaagaaacgagaggcagataaaaaagtatgctatcgatgcataaataaacttCTGCGTGTATGAGGATAACTAATGATAAtaactttttgacagtccgtttggctagGGACGTTGCGATATTTTCGATACTAGTACGGAATCGATACTTCTGTTTTCGATACTCGATTTTTTGGTATCGATACTTCAAGCACGATACTTTACTGATATCGATACAATCTTTACGATATCGAAAAGAATCGAAGGAACCAGTAGTTGGAAGTATTCGATTCGGAAttctgaacgattttgaaatgatttccGTGTGAAATGTAATTACCTATTCAGGCTGAACGGttgcggaatcggttgttgtatTTGAGTTGCTAAATAACTGGAGCACCGATcgcatttgataaaaaaatcgattccgaACATTGCCCATTATTTGACAGTCCATGAGACTTTCTGATCAGCCAACTATTTATTGTCTATCTTTTCTGACATTCGACGTCTGACAGAATCGTCGACGGATcagaccaataaaaaatatttgtcgaaagatttttttctttttgcaggAGCAGAGTAAAACGTTGACTGACAAAACCCACTGCTGAATTGCCAAACAGCGGTTTGTAGATTACCTAATTCAGGAAAAGCTACTGTAAAAGTTTGGAATCGAATGGCGATACTTTCAAGTATCGATACTACGActacgattatatcgaaagtaTCAGTACCTGCATTCGATACCAGTATCGATTCTAAGTATCGATGTATTTTAATATCGAAACGTCCCTACGGTTTGGCTGCaaattttgacacttcgctagtctgtgtgtaagagcatgttcaggagtgtttcagttttagattcataattttgacagttctataatatgaaacagaaaattttaaaactagaacttgttGCCCCCAGCAGtagttttagcgggtgttctattcagtttaaaatttatgTCTCGGCATGCCTTCAGCgatactgcattcaaatttatttttccccagtccaTCGGGtctaagggtgcttacagagtggcggcgagaagctgagctggcgctggaactgacattagaatgcgagatgcgagaaacctgcttgctgcaaaccaaatgggtgatgtcagagtgaaagccgagcggatcggcgccgactgcccgctttcactctgacatcatccctttacTTTGCTGcaggcaggtttctcgcatctcgcgttctaatgtcagtaccagcaccagctcagcttctcgccgccactctgtaagcaccctaagtgtctgtgctgaaaactttgcatgtattaaaaacacagttctaaacgtgttttaaaatcaacaaatagaacggcgtcgtataacagtttcaaattttgaaacaaaactgttcgaaattataaaacaaaacgctctgctgggaacagcccggggacaagttgacagatagtgcttgtttcatatatgtaccaccgatttgatggtggcgctagtatgccttctgtGTACGAGTACCATGAATAACGacgcgaaaaagtttcaagagaaaatcgtgtttcgttacgtgtgttatgaacgacgtcaatgcggctagaacaacatttagaaaaagcgtattccaaaatgtggataaagaaaactattattagagaataaatttatccctgatTGGAAatcgtcagcaaagttacataaattttattataaatttcgctggaagtcgttgtttttagcaatcggctctcttccttcctaaaaatgttttggttttcttgttgtgtgaagtttttaatcggtaaatcattggcGCTATTaatgaaatataaatgaaaaatattttggcaaatgaaagtgcatcaccaagcttaacaattcgtgaatctgcgacatcttgtttcaagttcattaagaacgccaagaattctagtattttgatcgggaaaataaacaatatatgtaggattttctacacatttagcaaaataaaatttgtgcgCTTATAGTTCTGGAagcaaaccggtagtgctcggtttcagcaagaatgctaccaggaatgtacaattttgttcgactcctgccagagttttgttcgacttttgcaataattctgtccggaAGATTTTGCAATAGTTTTGGtacactgagccaaaaaatcacgTACGTTTCATGTGAAAAAACACCTAAATTTTAAAAACGATTATGCACATCAGATTCATATGCATCAAATAAAACTTATACAATCACCGATGAATTTCAAATACAAAATGAATAACTTTCAAGCGTGCCCCACATACATATTATGTGTCCATCACATACTTCTAGCGTTATGTGTAAAACACATTATTATTACGGGTACAtacaatgtgaaaaaatcagACACATTCAACATGGCGTCAACAAACAGcacggcgcacagtggcggctcttcaaacaaaagttggacaaaacctcaaatgttacctaatttggctgaaaatcacaatttaagctaattttgaggtgctgagctcatttttgatgtcaaaagtcgtaaaatattaaatgcatttttccatacagtgtcattgaacctttcttataactatgatcccgttttcatgatagattttccgttactgttcaccaatgtcagcaatatcataaaaaaagaagaacactactttaaatccattgtataatgtgttggtttactgtagattgtctaactattttacacaaaacaccatgcgtctccatatcagcaacaaagcttcaaaatcgccttaaacctttttgcgcacctaggcgcagaacgagaccatgatatttgaaaagtagaggtaatttcacatagaatgtatactatgtgaccgttccgaaatgattccgaaatttgtacagaatacattagtgaaaaaagtgttttggatctgaccaccttaaacatatttaaactaaaaagtcatagttccaaactaatttaccaaatgtatttttgtTCATTAacaaagttctttcgttcctctacacaatgaaactagttgtgctaaaatcggaccaaaatcaaaagagcaacatgcatttgaagtgaacagagcaatggtgatttcggaaatgaaaatcattaaaaaatccggactttggtacgtttaaactcatgttaaaaatcgtgttcttatccaatgatcataaaattttggatgtatatcattcaatacatgagaaatttaggaaaaatataaaatatcaatatttcaaaaataattttttgaggttttggccagcctccggccactgtgcgGCGGTGAATACATTACTCCCggacttttgatttttctaaTTAAATGTGAAGACGTTAGAAATACATATATATCCGCTATCTCTGCTCCAGGTTGAAGATTCCAAGATGGCCACACAGACCAGCAAGTCCAGCCGGAAAATTTGCTAAAGTTCTGGCTGGCTCTAGTTAGTACTTGGCTCCAGTGATTGTTTTGTCACTGAAATCGGTTATTAACTAGAGCCAGTCAGAATACCGGCTCAATTTCCAGCTGAGCTTTACTAGGATTATCCGCGCATTTATTAAACCAAGCTACATTACCTACCAAAGCATTTGAATATTATTATACAAACAACTAACAATCACATGAATATCAGATAAACCCACTTCACGTAACACCATTGCTATTATACATTCAGTTAATAATCATCTGAATATCACATAAAaggtatacagggtgtttggttcatggttaagaatctctcggggggtgatagactgtcatatttggagaaaaaaattgttctacacataccatcaaatctcaaccgttacagagttattgaactttttgtgtaaaaatcttatttgtcttaaaagacctctaactttaaaagtatactttgtattttaaatgttttagttccattcgaaaggtgagaaaatttcgcattgagtgatgctgtcacatgtttcagctaatgagtttaagtagccttttcaaagtaatttattgaaaattaaacaattttgaacgatttttcgttcatttcttgaaaatcctaatagttaacctcatccttttaataattcagattgttagtcttggtgagctgcttaattcgttctttgacatgatacacttaccttctcttattttcatgattttgggttattcaacatggatatttttatctcattttcactagtaccagctctaattgaaaaattatggcacttgttgtactttttttctttttattcgaaagccagg encodes:
- the LOC131679501 gene encoding uncharacterized protein LOC131679501; the encoded protein is MKYKLFSLSLCFISFLVEYSYAQYDYNTPTDYDYLTTEYQDYGQSENTGAVDPGLTESTDDYNYEVLTQKPVVVNPPTRPPISNQVPRTIINWYIIAPSSIRRVPARRQIYSGYQIPWNLIYNTNRHDSRYVARRYQSASRYEASSRRLIEGIFGYYWRI